TGTGGAATGGAGTGAAATAATCGGTTATACCATCATGTTTGATTGTAAACATTTCACCGAGTTTCAATTTTTCTAAATAAATTTTAAGATGTTCGGGATTTTCAATCTTTTTCCCCAGTTTTTCTTTATCTTGGCCATACATCACATAAGTTCCGTTATCCGAAATAAATGAAATATGCCCCTGGCCCCGAAATGGTCGATTGTCTCCTATTTTTTCTTGTAAAGTGGAGATATCTAAATCAAGCCCCGCAGCGCCTAAAAATTTTCCCTTTGGATAAATAGGAACAACAAGAGAGATCATTTGGATTTTTTTCCCACCTGCGAGGTATTCATACGGTCCGAATACTTTGGCTTTGTTTGTTTTTTTTACTTGGAGGTAAAAATCACCAGCACCATTGGGATTATCATAGTTATTTAGTGGTTCGAAGTTTATTTTCCCATCAGGTGTGTGGTGTAAATAGGGAACAAATCTCCCCGTTTTATCGTGGCCTGGTTTACCAACAAAGGCAGCATCTCTTCCTTCATAGGCGTTCGGTTCGTAACAAAGCCAAATCCCAAACATATTATCGTTTCTTTCTAAAATTTCACGAAGGCTACTCACCATTGCATCTCTCGGAGGTGATGCATAAAATAATGCAAATCGATACCCACGTATGACACCCATCATCGCATTCAAATGTTCCTGGATTTGGAAGGACCATTTTTCAGAAGTGATCTTTGCGTTTTCTTGGATTTCCGTCTTAACGTCGCTGATAGTCCTGTAAATTTGGAACGATGTCAATATTGTAAAACCAACAAACAAAATACCGGCGATGAAAAGAGAAACCCTCTGGCGTATACTCATAGGGGTCGATCTTACACCGTCAGAAATTTTTGTAAATTGTTTCGTGTTTGTTTTTCTAATTTTCTCCCCTAAAACATTCGTGGTATGTACGAAAGTTTTGGGAAAACTCAATGATACCGATCCTTTGAGGATAAGGATCGATGTTCATTTTTTTTGATTATTTTTTGGATCGAGTTTGCACCTTAAAATTCTTATACTCAACGTATTCGATATCGTCCACTTTCAATTGGAACACTCCTTTCGTTGAGTGGACTATGAATATGTCCCCTAATTGAGCAACCACAGCTCCTGATAATACTTCTCCATTGGATTTATGAATGGTCTCTAAAACACTATAGTGATTTTGGATGTCTTCTTCATTTTGAAGGCCCATTTTTTCGGCATCAGAGGCAATGGTGGTGAGAGCTTCATTACGTTTGCTCTCGTGCTCTTTTTCGATGCTTTCAACGATCTCTTGTGTGGCTTCCAAATTTCCTTCTTTGTTTTCCACTTGTTTTTGGATGAGAGTGTTATCGATAGAAACAAGGGTTTCCACTTCCGCTTTTTCCTTTGGCGAAACTGGACTTTCTACTTTTGAAATTCCATTTGTAACATCTGAAAAACCAGATAACTCATCTTTTGTGAGACTTGCTGCTGCCATTTTCGCATTGATGAGATAAACAAGTTCATTCAAACTAGGGTTTACTTCTAATGATTCTCCTGATTCGAGAACCACTTCGTTTTCCTCTAACGTTTTCACAAATTGATCATAGTTCTCTTGGGAAAGTCCGTCGTTTTGTTCTAGGAGTTTAGGACCAGTTTTGAAAGCAACAGCCACAGCACCCTCATATACTTTCACTTTTGGGACTGAACCTTTTTCTAATTCAAATGAAAAAATAGTCCCACGGACACCCGCCACCATTGTAGGTGAGGAAATCGATAAATTCTGATTTGCTTTTAATTTGACCGATTTGACAAGAAGGTTACCAGCCCAAATGTGAATGTCAGTATTGGGTTGTGATGCACCTGCTAAATCACGAAATAAAACATCTGAATTTTCTTTGATTCTGATGATTTCCCCACGGTAAGTTTGTAAGTCAACTTTACCTAGTTTTGAAAGGATACGGTCTCCTGGTTTGATCACATCACCTAAACTTGCAAATGATTCCTTTCCATCTTTGAATAAGGTCACTTGCCCTTGAATGAAAGTGATGACAGCACCTGCTGTATCATCCTTTGTTTGGTTTTGCCAAAAGGCAAATTTTTGGCATTGGGATAAGGCCAAAAGCAAAACTGAAAAGATTAGGATTTTTTTCATATACTGATTCCAAATGCGGTAGTAATAGATCCAACAAATCAGAATATGCATATTCTCAAAAAAGGTAAAACTTTTTTTAAAAAAGAGCAACTATTGCAAGAATTTATGAAATTTCCTTTGGATTCTTACAAAAAGATGACAAATGTTAGCGTAAAACCTTTCCAATTAATTTTTTACTGACTGTTTCCAGATCAAGTGAGTATCAATTCATTTTTTATTTGACGATTTGTTAAAGAGAAACAATCAAATACCGGAATCGAATCAAGTTAAGAATCGATAAACACGAGTTTTTTGAAGATAAATTCCAATTTCCATTTACAAACGATCGTTTATTTGGACAAATCTGAGATTTTTTTTCCAATATCGGAACGAGAATGAAGCCATTTTTTTTTAGCAATGATTTGGGAGGAATAAATACTCGTATGCCCCGACAGGATATAAGAGATTTGTGTGACTAGTAAAAATAACAATCCACATTGGAATCCAAATAACTCCATCCCCATAATAGCACAGGCTAATGGAGTGTTGGTAGCACCAGCAAAAACCGAGATAAAACCAACACTGACAAATAATGTCAAAAACGTTGGATCAATTTGTGAAAACATATTTCCCAAGGCCGCTCCGATAAAAAAAAGTGGAGTGACCTCCCCTCCTTTAAATCCAAATCCAATCGTGATCGAAGTGAGCAATAATTTCCATAAAAATGTTTCATTCGGCAATGTTTCTGTGAATGCATTTTGAATTGTATTTACGCCTAAACCATAATATTCTAATCCCACTCCGGATAAAAATAAAATGACTAATACCAATCCGCCAACGAAAGGCCGGAATGGTGGGTATTTAATCAAATTCTGTGCTAACTTAGATAAAAAATATAATAATTTGGTAAATACTTTGGCAATAATGCCAGAGCTAACAGCAAGTAAAATGATGCTAAGAAAGATCATTTCATCCCAGACAAACAATACCTCAGGGAATAAAGAATGTTTCACATTCCAAAACAAACAGACCTCATGAGATAACCACGCTATCATCAATGAAGGTAAAAATAATTTCCAACGATAGGCTCCAATTTGAATGACTTCAATTGAAAAAATAGCAGCAGCAATGGGGGTTCCAAATACGGCCGCAAAACCTGCACTCATTCCAAAAATGATCAAACTCTGGTGTTCTTTTTGGGCAAAAGGGAAAAAACGAACCACTTGGTGTGCAATGGATCCTCCCATTTGTACCGCTGTACCTTCTCGACCAGCCGATCCACCAAACAAATGTGTAACGAGTGTTCCAAACAATACAAAAGGGGCCATTCGAATCGGAATGATAGAATTTGGAGAATGGATTTCTTCTAATAATAAATTATTACCTTGATTCGCTTTTGATCCATATCGGTAGTATATCCAACCAATCACAAATCCTGCTATCGGTAGAAAATAGATAATGCTGGGATCACCTTCACGTAAGTTTGAAACAAAATCGAGTGCGTGTAAGAAAAATGCCGAAAGGCTTCCAACTACGAGAGCAATACAAAATAGGACAGCGCTCCAAAATGTTAGGAACAAAATATAATTTTTACATCGTAAGTAATATTTTTGATTCATGGACTAGATAACGCGACAAGATGTTACGATTAATTCTAATTTACTATGATTTGGCAGGTCGCAAACCTAAAAAAGTGAAAAAACATTATTGGTAACTTTTTTCAGTTAGTGTAAAATTTCCGATTCTGCAAAGATAGAGGATACTATGTTTGCAAAGGAAAAATGCTATGCGTGTAATTTTCTACGAAATTAAATTTTATAACTTAAGGAATAAGATTTAGTATATGATGGATGGATCCAAACGATCCATAAAGAATTAGATTTCAAATTGGAAAAAACGACAGAGGTCCCAAAAGAGAAAATTGTATTCTCCGATACTTGATTATTTGGCTTTCGACCAACTAGGTATCGTTTGATGAGAGATTTTCTAACATTTGAAAGGGAATGTAAGGTATCATTTACAAAGCTCTTGTATAACACAAAGATCCCAAAACTAGAAAACAACTGGAAGTTATGGGATTTTTAAAAGTTTTGGGTAAAGATTCAGAACAACTCAGTGAATCTACCAAAACTTTACCTAAAAATTGATTCTAAGTTTGGTGGATTAAAGTTTTTTCCTTTGTTTCCAAGAATTGTTTTTTTTCATTCATGAGTGTTTCTGCTTTTGATAGGTATTCTTCAAATGTAGGATAATCTTTTGCCAATATAGAACCACAATAGTGAAAATATATTTTTTTGGAATGGGCTAAATGTTTGTATTCTTCCAAACTGGAGTATCCCATAAACCCACTAACAACAAACACATCTAAATCAATATTAAATTTATAAGCGATTTTCATCACACCTGTTTGGAATGGTTGAATTTCTTCCGTAAAGGTTCTTTCTCCCTCAGGGTATAAAAAAATCGATCTAGTTTTTAACACACGTAAAACATCAGTTTTAAAGTTTCTAAAATTTGGTTTTTTCTCAGAATAAATGACTGCCTCAACAATTGTTTTGTGCATCATCAAAGGGATGATTTTGTATCTTTGGATGATATCACCACCAAGATAAGACAAACGAATGTCTTTTGATTTTGATAAATATGGCAAAGATACAATCAACGGAACTTCTAAAGCATTTGTATGGTTACAAATTAGGAAACGATTGTTTCCTTCTGGATTCCAATTCCCAAGAGAAACATCGAGGGTACGGCCAGTTAATAGAAAAAAAGAACGGTACCAAAAGTACCCTAAAAAATTATTAATTCGATTCGACCATCGATCCAGTTTTGTAATTTTAAACAAATATGAAAAGGTAAGTCCGATAGGAAAAATAATCGCTAAAACTGGTATGGCATAACATAAAACGACGAAAAACTGTAGTTGGCCCATGGATGAATAGAAGTAGAATCGATTAGAAGGTAAACTAATATTCTACATAGGTGAATAAAAAAATATAATCTTTAAATTGTTAATTCTAAGATAAATTTTGGGCTATGGTTTCTATCAATTCTGATTTTACCTTCTATTTGGTCTACTAGCATGCCTATCAATTGTAAACCAAACCCTGGTGTGTTCTGAATTGAAACTGATTCGGGAATACCAACTCCATTATCCGAGTATTCCAAAAAAAGTACATTTTGTATTTTGGTGATACAAAGACGAATCTCCGGATTTTGAATTTCTGTAAATGCATGTTTCATGGAATTGGTTATCAATTCATTTAATATAATTCCTAAAGACGAAAGTAATTTTGCATTTAGTTCAATGGATTCATCCAATATATCCAAATTCACATCTACTTTTTTTGGAAATATAGAAACTATTTCAGAGCAAATGGATGGGAAATATTCTTGTATGGTTACTCCATTCACTGACTCAGAGTGATAGAGCTTATCATAAAGGACAATCATACTTTTGATTCGCCCTGCTGCTTCATACAAAATTGTTTGGACTGATGAATTTTCTTGAGATTTCGCCTGTAAAGTGAGTAAGGTAAATAAAGAACTCATATTATTTTTTACACGATGATGAATTTCTTTTAATACATTCTCTTTTTCATGTAGCAGTTTTTGAATTTTTGATTCGGAAAGAGTTCTAACACTAACATCTCTTAATATAACAGTATACAACGATTCCCCATTTACAGAAATCTGCGAAATGGAAGCTTCTATAGGAAACTCATCATTATTGGATCTCAAACCTCTTATTTGTCCAAGTGCACCCATTGCTCTCCTACTAACGCCTGTTTTTCCAAAATGATCTATATGTTTATCATGTTGACTCCGAAAATTTTCAGGTATCAATTGGTCCAAAGGTTTTCCAATGATATTTGTTGACTCATATCCAAACATTTTTTCAGCAGCACCATTAAATAAAACAATCTTTTTTGATTTGTCTATGCTGATAATTGCATCCATCGCCGAATCTATAATCTGTGTTAACTTTGCTTCTGATTCCTTAATTTGATTTATAGCCTCTAATCGGTCAGAAATATCTCTTGCAACAAAAATATAACCAATGGGTAAGTCCGATTCATCATTCAACAGAACTAGATTAATTTCAATATTCCTGAAACTTCCATCCTTTGCTTGTTGGATTGCCTCTCCAATAAAACTTCCTTCCAAATTTACTTTTTCTATAACCTGTTGGTTTGATAACATTTGGAAATTGGTTTTCAAAACATTCAAGATATTCTCACCAATAACTTCTTCCGATTTCCAAACGAAGATTTTTTCAGCAGCCTTATTCCAATATGTAATTTTTTGGGTAAAATCTGTCCCAATCACAGCATCTAATACATTATCTAACATATTAGCTTGTTTTGCGATCTGACTTTGTACGTTATATTCTGCAGTGATATCACGAAAAACTAAAACAACACCTTTGGTATCACCATTTAAATCTTTTATAGGAGATCCAGAATCAGAGATTTGAAATTCGGATCCATTTTTTGAAATCAAGACTGTATGATTTGCCAAGGCAACAACCGAATTTGTTTTTAAAACAATTTCTACTGGATTTTCAACTTTTTTCCTAGTTTTAACATTGATTATATTAAATACATCATTGATTCCTAATCCAACTCCTTCTTCATGAGTCCATCCTGTTAATTTTTCGGCAACTGGATTGATACGGATTACTTTACCATCTCTATCTGTGGCGATAACACCATCACCAATCGAATGTAATACAGTTTCCAAATGTTCTTTTTTACTTTTTGTGAGTTCGTTTGCTTCGAATAATTTAAAAGCCATTTTAATGGAAGCATCTAACACGGTGAATCCTGAATTTTTTACAACATATCCATAAGAAGTAATACTTTCTGTTTTTTTTACAATTTCTCTCTCTGTATGAGAAGATAAAAAAACAATTGGTATTTCTTTATGATTTAAGATGTGAGTAGCAGTTTCTGTTCCATCCAAACCTTTTCCAAGGTCAATATCCATTAATATCAAATCAAATGGACTTTCGTTATTTTTCATTAACTGGATTGCATTTTCGCCATTGGAAACATGTGTGACTTTGTAACCACCTTGTTCCAATTGATTTTTTTCATAGAGAGCTAAAATAGCCTCATCTTCTACAAGTAAGATGGATTTATCTGCTATGATTGTCATCTTTCATCCTTTTGTATTTCCCAAAAAATGTACTGAAAAATACAGAACTCCAAATGATATAGGAGTGATTTATTAGTTCAATCAATAATTTAGAAAATTTCTAATCTTCTAATATTCAGGGATTTATCCTAATTGTTTACATTTATCCGATTTTTTCGGACAAATTGAAGAATTTGGAATAAAGAAAAAACCAAATAAAATAGGCCAATTCCAACAACCCAATTTCCATATTGTGAGTAGAGGGTTTTGATCTTTAAAGGAGATACAGATGAAATGAGAATCCCATCATTTTCTTCAAAATAATCAAGTGTACCCTTTGTCCTTCCATATCCATCATAAATTCCGGATAATCCACTCCTCGTAGAACGGACAATAGATGATCCATTTTCGATCCCACGAATCGTAGCCATCTCGGTATGAAAAGGATTAATTCCATTCCAGTCCGAAGCAGGAATTAAGGTGATGTTTGATCCAGTCTGGGCATGGATCTCTGTTACATGCAAACTATCGAAGTCATAACATATAGCAACTGACATTTTGCCGAAATTCGTTTCGATCGATTTGATTTCAGAATGTATTTTTGAGATAGGTTCGAAAGGTACAATAAATTGTTTATAATAGGTTTGTCTTATCTCACCTTCATTCGATAACCATACTAGTTTATTATCAAAATAAAATTCATTTTCGTTGTGTTGGATGATATAAGCTGCCACGAGTTCGATATTTTCTTCCTTTGCGATTGAAATTAGAGAGTTCAAAAATTCTAATTCAGTTTCTTTTGAAATTAGAATCGCTCCTTCATTCCATACAACAACGTTTGCGCCTTCCTTTGCTGCAAGTTTAGTTTTTTCAATTGTTAGCTGAGTATTTATCTTATTTTTGATTGGATTTTTCCAAATTGTTTGGATGTCCATTTTTGTAGTTACAGTAGCAACTTTAATTTGTTTTCCAGGAATTGGTAAACTCAATCGAATTGATCCATAAAAATATAGAAGAATGATGAGAATGATTGTGAATGAAAAATAATACGTACAAGATTTTGAAATTTGTTTTTGATCTATTTGTTCACTGAATAGTTGTTCAAAAGATGCGTTAAACAGATATATGACGAAGCTAATGCCAGTGGCTCCAAATAGGGAAGCAGACTGCAAAAATACTAAATTCCCAATTTGACTATTTGCTAACATTCCCCAAACACCCAAGTCTGAAAAATAAGCGCCTATCCATTCTAATATCGTACAGGTAAATGCAAAAAACAAAATAGGAGAAATGTTATTCTTATATCGAATGCGAATGAAATTCCATATCCATAGTAAAATTGAAAATAAGATTCCAGCTTGGATACCTGATAGAAAAGCAATCCAAATGTGAAATGGCTCACTCACAATACGAAAAGTAGATACTATTTGGAATAAAATCAAACTAGTGAAAAGTATCTTAAAAGAATAACCCAAACGAATGTATCTTAAGAATGGAATAAAAACAAACCAGCCAAAAATTGGAATATTCCATTTCATTCCAGTGAATCCAATGAAGATTCCACCAACTGTGAGTAAAAACCATTGATTAGAAATAAAATTCATTACTTTCTCACCTTTTCATTTAACTTAAGATTCGAACCAGCACCAATCCATATATAGTCCAACGAATCTATCCAAAGTGATTCTAGATTTTCGTTCAGCTGAAACGCTAATATTGGAATCCCAAAGAAACAACTTGCAATTGCAAGTGATAGACTTTTCCAATTTGTATCTTTGGGAAGCTCCTTGTTTTCTTTTGCCAATTTCATTGCATTTTCTAAAATCAATTCGATACCACCGATGGGCAGTGTTCCGATAGCGGGATGATTTGGGAAAAGTAAATATCGTTCCGCCAAAGTTAATTCCTTAGCTTGGGGTCTTTTTTTATACTTAGTTTGGAAGGAAATTATCTCCAAAAGGATTCTCGGATTTTTTTTGGATTCTTTGGCCGTATAACGAAACAAAGATTGTATTAAGCCATAACCTGAATTTGCCATTTTATTTTTTTCAGCAAAAACTGTGACTTGGAGGCTCCATATCTGGATATAATGTAAGATCAGTTCGTCTTTTTCAGGAAAATAATTATAAAATGTTGGTTCAGAAATCTCTGCATATTGGCAAAGTTCTATGATTTTGATTTCATTATATGGTTTTGTTTCCAATAATTCTAATAAACCAAATGTAAGTTTTGTGCGTGTCCTCGCAAATTTTCGTTCTTTTAAAGGGAATTGAAGCAAAGGATCTAATTTGGGAGCCACTTTAGCATTCATATATTTATAAGGCTGACTTTATTTTTATAGTCAACCCTATTTTTTTAATAATTCATAACGAAACTATGAACTTTTTAAATATTTTTTTGATATTAGTAGAGTTGAGATTGATGAATTTTTGAAATTGTGGTAGATGGACATCATTGGGTGGCGGGTCTAGAACCCCACCCAATTCAGGGCGGGGATAGCATATTCACACCGAACTACTTCTTCGCATGTGGATGTGCGTTTCGATACACTTCCTTCAAACGATCTCTTGAGACACTCAAATATACTTGCGTAGAAGACAACGACGAATGACCAAGTAACTCTTGTACGGCGCGAATATCAGCACCTGCATTGAGTAAATCCGTCGCAAAAGTATGTCTAAATTTGTGTGGGGTTATGGCTTTTTCCATTCCCATAACAGTCCTTCGTTCTGATAAAATATAACGAATCCCACGAGTTGTTAATTTGCCACCTCTTTGGTTCAAAAAGATTTCATCAGGTCCGCCATTCCCTCTTTCATCCAAATAGTCTTTAAGTGCTTCTTTTGCTTCTGGTCCTATGAATACAAATCTTTCTTTTCTCCGTTTACCCATCACTTTAAGTGATGTTAACTCTTCGTTCAAGTCACTTAATTTTGCATTCACCAACTCAAATACCCGTAAACCCGTACTGTATAAAACTTCCACAATGGCTTTGTCTCGTTTTCCCAATACTTCCTTTTTTTCAGGGTCTTCGTAATCTAGGATGTCTTCTGTTTCGATCGGTGTGAAATTTTTTGGTAATTTCTTTTTTGTTTTTGGAAAACTCACTTGTAAGATGGGATTTGCTCCAATCTTTTCTTCCCGAAACAAAAATTTATAAAACGTTCTTAAAGAGGAAAGTTTGCGACTTTGGGTACGTTTGTCTTGTTTCTTCGTGGATTTTAAGTCAGCAAAATATGCTCGCACATCTAATACATCAACACTGAGGATATCTATTTCTTCTTTTAAACAGAATTCAAAAAAGAATTTCAAATCACGTAAATATGCAAATAAAGTATGTTCCGAATAATTTTTTTCGATTTTTAGATATGTGCGGTAACTGCGAAATAAATCCGCCATAACTTGGGGAAAATGCTCTGGAATTTGGACTTCAAGGACTGGCAGGGTCATACATCAAATCTATCGGCAAAAGTTTTCTTTCTCCTCCGTCAAAAAAATACTATACAAGTACTTACATTTTGTTTAGTGTTGAAATCGGAAAAAAAAGACATAATCCAGAAAAATTCCTCTCCCCTTCCTAATTTGTCCCAGGCCTAAGGCATAATGGAGTCACTTCGGAAGAGAAAAAGAGTGGAATTCGGAAGGGATGGGTTCATCCTTGAGAGAGTCAGGCGGATTTTTTTAAAACCAACTGGCCAAGTCCCCTACCTAGTCTTTCGGAACACCGACTTAGGAGAACGATTGATTCATGAAAAAAGAGAAAGCTGACAAGGCACTAGAAAAAGAAACAGACCAAAGAAAACAGGCCATTGATGCGGCCCTCGGCCAAATTGAAAAACAATTTGGAAAAGGTTCCATCATGCGACTTGGGGCCGACACACGTATGGCAGAAATGAATGTAGTGTCCACTGGCTCTTTGGACCTTGACATAGCTTTGGGAATCGGCGGTTTTCCCTCTGGTCGAATCATCGAAATTTACGGACCAGAGTCTTCCGGAAAAACAACTCTCACTTTATCTGCCATTGCGGAAACGCAAAAAAAAGGAGGCATTGCTGCCTTCATAGACGCAGAACACGCACTTGATCCATCTTATGCTAAAAAACTCGGTGTCAATGTGGACGATCTACTCGTAGCCCAACCGGACAACGGCGAAGAAGCTCTTGAAATCTGCGAGTCCCTCGTTCGTTCCAATGCCATTGACCTCATCGTCATCGACTCAGTTGCTGCTCTTGTTCCGAAAGCAGAAATCGAAGGGGATATGGGTGACTCCCATATGGGCCTCCAAGCACGACTCATGTCACAAGCCCTTCGTAAACTCACAGGAACCATTTCCAAATCCAGTACCACAGTTATCTTTATCAACCAGATCCGTATGAAGATTGGGGTTATGTTTGGTAGCCCTGAAACCACTACAGGTGGTAACGCTTTAAAATTCTATGCGTCCATCCGTCTTGACATCCGCCGTATTGAGACTCTGAAAGAAAAAGAGGAACCAGTTGGTAACCGAGTCCGAGTGAAGGTGGTGAAAAACAAATGCGCCCCTCCTTTCCGTCAGGCGGAATTTGATATCATGTATGCGAATGGAATCAATCGTGAAAGTTCACTCATTGATTTAGCAGTTCGTCACGATTTAGTGGCAAAAGCTGGATCTTGGTATTCTTACAACGGTGAAAAAATTGGCCAAGGAAAAGAACAAGTTCGGAACTTCTTTTTAGAAAACCCAGACATTGCTTTCAAAATTGAAAACCAAGTCCGTGATCTGAATAGCCTTCCTTTGCTTGACCAAGCAAAAATCCAAACAAGAGAAGTGAAGTCCATTGAAAGAGATCCAAAAGAAACTAAGGAAACAAAAACAAAACAACCAGTGAGTTTCTCTACAGAAGGAGACTCCGACATCGCAGTCGGCGAATAAACGAAAAACAGGCTTTCTTTTTAGGAACCATTGCCGGTTCGGGGTTTCCCCGAGCCGGTTTTTTTTTACTTCATTTCATTCCTAACTCGGAATGAAAAATGATATATGAAATCAGATGGAATCAAAACCTATCCACTAATCACTTAAAGGTAAAGTCAACCCCACTCCTCATTATATGTTACAAAAATATTTGATCTGCATCCTCCTCTTTTCCTTCCATTGCCAAGTAGTCAGTAACAAACCAAAGATTAACCAACAAGATTCAGATGTATTTTTAGAGTGGGCGGGCCTCACTCCAAATGATTTGCTCCATCAAAATGAAATGGACATTAGTTGGAAAAAATTACTAGAAACAAAAGAACGAATCTCTAGTTATTTAGATCAAAAGAATTACCACCCAAACGTAAATACTGTTGTGTATCCTTTTAGTGGAATTGATGTATTAAATTTGTTCTCATTTTTTCCAAATTGCCAACATTACATTTTGTTTGGATTAGAAGACCCAGGTTACCCTACTAAATACAATGAACTTTCTGAAAAAGAAAAGACCATCGTTAAATCAGGAATTCGAAACTTATCAGACCATTTAGCTGGTAGAAATTATTTTACGTATCGTAAAATGAAGGAAGAAACCAAGAAAAAAGAACTAAATGGAGCTTATCCTGTCTTTGTTGCTTTTTTGAAACGAATGGGAAAAGAAATTATCGATACAAAAGAAGTGTCTATCGAAGGAAAAGGGATTAATTATAAAGGTTTTACTTTGGTTTTATTTGATTCGAAACAAAATAAACAAGAAACACTTACGTATTTTAAAATATTCTTAATTGGAAATGAAGGAACTCCCGGGGATGGGTTGTATGAATATTTCTCTAATTTAGGAGAAATAGGTGTTTTTACAAAATCTGCTGAATATTTATTCCACGGGGAAAAAAGAAAATCCTTTCGCGATTTACTTTTGAAAAACGCGAAATTTGTAGTACAGGATGAATCTGGTTTTCCACTTCGCTTTTTTCCAGAAGAAAACTGGAAACGATCCATTTTTGGAAGGTATGAAAAATCTTGGAACCTGTCTGGTGCGGTGATCCCTGAAGAACAACCAGAACTAAAAAAACTAAGCCAAGAGACAAATGATCAAATTTTACCATTTCCGTTCGGATACGGATTTTTAGGAACAAAGGACAACAGACAATCGGCTGTCCTTGTGTTTCAAAAAAAGTAACAGCAGTTATACTGGTTTATTCAACAGTTGTCGGATCCCAACAAGTTCTAAAATTTTCA
The sequence above is a segment of the Leptospira sp. WS39.C2 genome. Coding sequences within it:
- a CDS encoding 1-acyl-sn-glycerol-3-phosphate acyltransferase produces the protein MGQLQFFVVLCYAIPVLAIIFPIGLTFSYLFKITKLDRWSNRINNFLGYFWYRSFFLLTGRTLDVSLGNWNPEGNNRFLICNHTNALEVPLIVSLPYLSKSKDIRLSYLGGDIIQRYKIIPLMMHKTIVEAVIYSEKKPNFRNFKTDVLRVLKTRSIFLYPEGERTFTEEIQPFQTGVMKIAYKFNIDLDVFVVSGFMGYSSLEEYKHLAHSKKIYFHYCGSILAKDYPTFEEYLSKAETLMNEKKQFLETKEKTLIHQT
- a CDS encoding FecR domain-containing protein produces the protein MKKILIFSVLLLALSQCQKFAFWQNQTKDDTAGAVITFIQGQVTLFKDGKESFASLGDVIKPGDRILSKLGKVDLQTYRGEIIRIKENSDVLFRDLAGASQPNTDIHIWAGNLLVKSVKLKANQNLSISSPTMVAGVRGTIFSFELEKGSVPKVKVYEGAVAVAFKTGPKLLEQNDGLSQENYDQFVKTLEENEVVLESGESLEVNPSLNELVYLINAKMAAASLTKDELSGFSDVTNGISKVESPVSPKEKAEVETLVSIDNTLIQKQVENKEGNLEATQEIVESIEKEHESKRNEALTTIASDAEKMGLQNEEDIQNHYSVLETIHKSNGEVLSGAVVAQLGDIFIVHSTKGVFQLKVDDIEYVEYKNFKVQTRSKK
- a CDS encoding chloride channel protein; translated protein: MNQKYYLRCKNYILFLTFWSAVLFCIALVVGSLSAFFLHALDFVSNLREGDPSIIYFLPIAGFVIGWIYYRYGSKANQGNNLLLEEIHSPNSIIPIRMAPFVLFGTLVTHLFGGSAGREGTAVQMGGSIAHQVVRFFPFAQKEHQSLIIFGMSAGFAAVFGTPIAAAIFSIEVIQIGAYRWKLFLPSLMIAWLSHEVCLFWNVKHSLFPEVLFVWDEMIFLSIILLAVSSGIIAKVFTKLLYFLSKLAQNLIKYPPFRPFVGGLVLVILFLSGVGLEYYGLGVNTIQNAFTETLPNETFLWKLLLTSITIGFGFKGGEVTPLFFIGAALGNMFSQIDPTFLTLFVSVGFISVFAGATNTPLACAIMGMELFGFQCGLLFLLVTQISYILSGHTSIYSSQIIAKKKWLHSRSDIGKKISDLSK
- a CDS encoding nitrilase-related carbon-nitrogen hydrolase, translated to MNFISNQWFLLTVGGIFIGFTGMKWNIPIFGWFVFIPFLRYIRLGYSFKILFTSLILFQIVSTFRIVSEPFHIWIAFLSGIQAGILFSILLWIWNFIRIRYKNNISPILFFAFTCTILEWIGAYFSDLGVWGMLANSQIGNLVFLQSASLFGATGISFVIYLFNASFEQLFSEQIDQKQISKSCTYYFSFTIILIILLYFYGSIRLSLPIPGKQIKVATVTTKMDIQTIWKNPIKNKINTQLTIEKTKLAAKEGANVVVWNEGAILISKETELEFLNSLISIAKEENIELVAAYIIQHNENEFYFDNKLVWLSNEGEIRQTYYKQFIVPFEPISKIHSEIKSIETNFGKMSVAICYDFDSLHVTEIHAQTGSNITLIPASDWNGINPFHTEMATIRGIENGSSIVRSTRSGLSGIYDGYGRTKGTLDYFEENDGILISSVSPLKIKTLYSQYGNWVVGIGLFYLVFSLFQILQFVRKNRINVNN
- a CDS encoding PAS domain S-box protein yields the protein MTIIADKSILLVEDEAILALYEKNQLEQGGYKVTHVSNGENAIQLMKNNESPFDLILMDIDLGKGLDGTETATHILNHKEIPIVFLSSHTEREIVKKTESITSYGYVVKNSGFTVLDASIKMAFKLFEANELTKSKKEHLETVLHSIGDGVIATDRDGKVIRINPVAEKLTGWTHEEGVGLGINDVFNIINVKTRKKVENPVEIVLKTNSVVALANHTVLISKNGSEFQISDSGSPIKDLNGDTKGVVLVFRDITAEYNVQSQIAKQANMLDNVLDAVIGTDFTQKITYWNKAAEKIFVWKSEEVIGENILNVLKTNFQMLSNQQVIEKVNLEGSFIGEAIQQAKDGSFRNIEINLVLLNDESDLPIGYIFVARDISDRLEAINQIKESEAKLTQIIDSAMDAIISIDKSKKIVLFNGAAEKMFGYESTNIIGKPLDQLIPENFRSQHDKHIDHFGKTGVSRRAMGALGQIRGLRSNNDEFPIEASISQISVNGESLYTVILRDVSVRTLSESKIQKLLHEKENVLKEIHHRVKNNMSSLFTLLTLQAKSQENSSVQTILYEAAGRIKSMIVLYDKLYHSESVNGVTIQEYFPSICSEIVSIFPKKVDVNLDILDESIELNAKLLSSLGIILNELITNSMKHAFTEIQNPEIRLCITKIQNVLFLEYSDNGVGIPESVSIQNTPGFGLQLIGMLVDQIEGKIRIDRNHSPKFILELTI